A genomic window from Sulfurospirillum diekertiae includes:
- a CDS encoding response regulator transcription factor, translated as MKLLLLEDDVALNKIIKQLLEQQNYVVENFLDGYSALDKIIHSSYDIYILDINVPGFDGLQMLEFIRNQHQSLPVIIISAFSDIDNIKKAYDLGCNDYLKKPFTIEELLVRIRYLIKQRYPTQSTSTVILFGNGFGFDVEKQQLLKAGHEITLTYKEKLLLALLIQHLNQTVSIQTIREYVWDGKELEAVSIRSIIFKLQQKLSNGMIVNVRSVGYKLISMQY; from the coding sequence ATGAAACTTCTTTTACTTGAAGATGATGTAGCACTGAATAAAATCATCAAACAACTCTTGGAACAGCAAAATTATGTAGTAGAAAATTTTTTAGATGGATATAGCGCTTTAGACAAAATTATCCATAGTAGTTATGATATCTATATTTTAGACATTAATGTGCCAGGATTTGATGGTCTTCAAATGCTCGAATTTATCCGCAATCAACACCAATCCCTTCCTGTAATTATCATCAGTGCATTTTCAGATATTGACAACATCAAAAAAGCCTATGATTTAGGGTGTAATGACTATCTGAAAAAACCTTTCACCATTGAAGAACTGCTTGTACGCATTCGCTACCTTATTAAACAACGTTATCCAACGCAAAGCACCTCTACCGTAATACTATTTGGCAATGGTTTTGGCTTTGATGTTGAAAAGCAACAACTTCTCAAAGCTGGTCATGAAATCACATTGACCTATAAGGAAAAATTGCTGCTAGCCTTGTTGATCCAACATCTTAATCAAACAGTATCCATTCAGACTATCCGTGAGTATGTTTGGGATGGCAAAGAGTTGGAAGCCGTTTCTATTCGCTCAATTATTTTCAAATTGCAACAAAAACTTTCTAATGGTATGATTGTTAATGTCAGAAGTGTAGGCTATAAGCTTATTTCAATGCAGTACTGA
- a CDS encoding lytic transglycosylase domain-containing protein → MLRMIVLTLFPLFLWAAQPNTGENIWVKVGQIYGIEPRLLYSIAKVESDLDRYVVAFSANKMTPQQAQELSTFLRQKGIESKQYSQVIAIKSKNKYEASHVVHFLYTHNYPRFDMGIMQINSIHKPLLDRANISLYDLFDPKINIQVGAYILATCFARHKNNKDAINAYNGKIDDNPYSAKVFKEFQKLYSSYQRDKTKLYYRDPS, encoded by the coding sequence ATGTTACGCATGATTGTACTAACCCTTTTTCCTCTTTTTTTATGGGCAGCACAGCCCAATACGGGCGAAAATATTTGGGTAAAAGTGGGGCAAATTTACGGCATTGAACCACGTCTTTTATACTCCATCGCCAAAGTCGAAAGTGACCTTGATCGCTACGTGGTAGCCTTTAGCGCCAATAAAATGACTCCACAGCAAGCGCAAGAACTCAGTACTTTTTTAAGACAAAAAGGGATTGAGAGTAAACAGTATTCTCAAGTCATTGCCATTAAGAGTAAAAATAAGTATGAAGCCAGTCATGTGGTGCATTTTCTCTACACCCATAACTACCCGCGTTTTGACATGGGCATTATGCAGATCAACTCGATTCATAAACCTTTATTGGATAGAGCCAATATTTCACTCTACGACCTTTTTGATCCCAAGATCAACATACAAGTGGGAGCTTACATTTTAGCAACCTGTTTTGCGAGACACAAAAATAACAAAGATGCTATTAACGCGTATAACGGCAAGATTGATGACAATCCTTATTCTGCTAAAGTGTTTAAAGAGTTTCAAAAATTGTATAGCTCGTACCAGAGAGACAAAACGAAGCTTTATTACCGCGACCCATCATAA
- a CDS encoding hybrid sensor histidine kinase/response regulator yields MDKKYTILIIDDQPENLHYLRRILIQEGYDIKATSDGYMAIEATKWNIPDLILLDIKMPIIDGFSVCKLLKKNQLLEEIPVIFISALDNMEYKIHAFEEGGVDYITKPFEPKEVLARVKTQLQIHQNKLMIKKLLQHQDIFIKKIMHEINTPLSIISLNSDALERVLGERDELNAIKASTKTLSSIYSDLSYLVKKESRHYETKEIFVLPFLASRISFFNEIARIKNVHINFEYSNEFTIIINEYELERIIDNTLSNAIKYSKPNQSIDVFMGDYEQKQIIKIQDHGMGIEEGVDIFMPFYQQSIANIGLGLGLTIVKEICNKYAITIDVSSQKNNGTTFLYDVSVLSQKVNN; encoded by the coding sequence ATGGATAAAAAATATACAATCTTAATTATTGACGATCAACCCGAAAATCTCCACTATTTACGGCGTATTCTTATCCAAGAGGGATACGATATCAAAGCCACTTCGGATGGTTACATGGCGATAGAAGCAACCAAATGGAATATCCCTGATCTTATTTTACTTGATATTAAAATGCCCATCATTGATGGCTTTTCCGTTTGCAAACTGCTCAAAAAGAATCAGCTCCTCGAAGAAATTCCTGTCATCTTTATCAGTGCCTTGGATAATATGGAGTATAAAATACATGCCTTTGAAGAAGGGGGTGTTGATTATATCACCAAACCCTTTGAACCTAAAGAAGTTTTAGCACGCGTTAAAACACAATTGCAAATTCATCAAAATAAATTAATGATTAAAAAGCTTTTGCAGCACCAAGATATTTTTATCAAAAAAATTATGCACGAGATCAACACACCTTTAAGTATTATTTCACTGAATAGTGATGCTCTAGAAAGAGTTTTAGGAGAAAGAGATGAACTCAATGCTATCAAAGCATCCACCAAAACGCTTTCATCTATTTACAGTGACCTTTCGTATTTAGTAAAAAAAGAGTCACGCCACTATGAAACAAAAGAGATTTTCGTGCTTCCTTTTTTGGCATCTCGCATTAGCTTCTTCAATGAAATAGCTCGTATCAAAAATGTACATATCAACTTTGAATATTCCAATGAATTCACAATCATCATCAATGAATATGAGTTAGAGCGTATTATTGATAACACACTTTCCAATGCCATTAAATATTCTAAACCTAATCAAAGCATTGATGTTTTTATGGGAGACTATGAACAAAAGCAAATTATAAAAATTCAAGACCATGGTATGGGAATTGAAGAGGGAGTTGATATTTTTATGCCTTTTTATCAGCAATCCATTGCCAATATTGGTTTAGGACTTGGCTTAACTATCGTCAAAGAAATTTGCAATAAATACGCAATTACAATTGATGTGTCAAGTCAAAAAAATAATGGCACGACCTTTTTATATGATGTGAGTGTACTAAGTCAGAAAGTGAACAATTAA